From the genome of Streptomyces sp. NBC_01341, one region includes:
- a CDS encoding DUF3117 domain-containing protein — protein sequence MAAMKPRTGDGPLEVTKEGRGIVMRVPLEGGGRLVVELTPDEADALGDALKKVVG from the coding sequence ATGGCGGCCATGAAGCCGCGGACGGGCGACGGCCCGCTCGAGGTGACAAAGGAGGGGCGGGGCATCGTCATGCGCGTTCCGCTCGAAGGCGGCGGTCGGCTTGTCGTCGAGCTGACTCCGGACGAGGCCGATGCACTCGGTGACGCCCTGAAGAAGGTCGTCGGCTGA
- a CDS encoding zf-HC2 domain-containing protein — protein sequence MNGTGATPAEQHLGDRLAALVDGELKHDARERVLAHLATCARCKAEADAQRRLKSAFASSAAPSPSEGFLARLQGLPAGPGDGAGGGRRFGEGILPVMQPGGPADSGRTPLGDLGYLPTVHGSTAVLPGGPSGAGFRIHAVGRDADRSPWRGRRFAFAAASAVSLAAIALGGALPLDYSPEAPLSAEEAGTGTTPLIAEERTGSTRAAGRGGALAVADGRGPLPSASPSSSARPLLASAPALLNTSAFAGGTAAFPVLNVSVPPLIRPTDAGPLYSAALGPGTDPMLPAPSATVSAPLPADRATALSPLR from the coding sequence GTGAACGGCACAGGTGCGACCCCCGCGGAGCAGCATCTGGGGGACCGGCTCGCCGCGCTCGTCGACGGCGAGCTCAAACACGACGCCCGGGAGCGGGTCCTGGCCCATCTGGCGACCTGCGCCAGGTGCAAGGCCGAGGCCGACGCCCAGCGGCGACTGAAGAGCGCCTTCGCGTCCTCCGCCGCGCCCTCGCCCTCCGAGGGGTTCCTCGCCCGGCTCCAAGGACTTCCCGCGGGCCCCGGTGACGGCGCCGGCGGCGGCCGGCGCTTCGGCGAGGGGATCCTCCCCGTCATGCAGCCGGGCGGTCCGGCGGATTCGGGGCGCACCCCCCTGGGAGACCTCGGGTATCTGCCCACGGTCCACGGCTCGACCGCCGTGCTGCCGGGCGGCCCTTCCGGTGCGGGCTTCCGTATCCACGCCGTGGGCCGGGACGCCGACCGTTCCCCCTGGCGCGGCAGGCGCTTCGCCTTCGCGGCGGCCAGCGCCGTCTCGCTCGCGGCCATCGCGCTCGGTGGCGCGCTCCCCCTCGACTACTCGCCCGAGGCGCCGTTGAGCGCCGAGGAGGCGGGTACCGGCACGACCCCGTTGATCGCCGAGGAGCGGACCGGCAGCACACGTGCCGCCGGCCGCGGCGGGGCGCTCGCCGTCGCGGACGGCCGGGGCCCCCTGCCCTCCGCCTCGCCGTCCTCGTCCGCCAGGCCCCTGCTCGCCTCCGCACCCGCGTTGCTGAACACGTCCGCGTTCGCCGGCGGCACCGCCGCCTTCCCGGTGCTCAACGTCTCGGTCCCGCCGCTGATACGGCCGACGGACGCAGGCCCGCTGTACTCGGCGGCGCTCGGCCCGGGCACCGACCCGATGCTGCCCGCACCTTCCGCGACGGTCTCCGCTCCGCTGCCGGCCGACCGCGCCACCGCGCTTTCCCCGCTGCGCTGA
- a CDS encoding trypsin-like peptidase domain-containing protein: MDDGRPSGPKTKWWSRPSTDRPGQAGPEDAAAVAGTPRSATGHDATAPTPPERSAPGAAEPEDYTPAPPLSPADRAGHASVPSAEDRAEDHTPAPLSGARVAQGTAAPDPEGYGPTPPAAHRAPAAQAPVPAPEGRTSEPPLAQPPVEPPAPGPFAPAARAQPLHAPDEYSTPPYGGPGPWAPAPPVQRPVPTPAHGTPVPPPYAGNAAHGTAAAAPGPAEGYAPPPPPSTVPQQPGAPQPPQGPPTSQWMRYDPWGAPQQPLSHPGPVADTRRPRGGRRGSLLVGAALLALVAGGIGGGIGAYVERNGGLTTVELQQADRDNGGRAPDSVAGIAASALPSVVTLHVNGSAESGTGTGFVLDDKGHILTNNHVVAPAGSTGDITVTFSGGETAPAEIVGKDSGYDLAVVKVSGVSGLKPLPLGNSDNVQVGDPVVAIGAPFDLSNTVTSGIISAKQRPITAGGEKGDGTDVSYVDALQTDAPINPGNSGGPLVDTEARVIGINSAIRAADSAAGAEGGQSGSIGLGFAIPINQGKRVAEELINTGKATHPVIGVTLDMEFAGDGAKVGGKADNGGPAVTEAGPADKAGIRAGDVITEVEGQRVHSGEELIVKIRAHRPGDELGLRLKRGGKDLSMTLTLGSASGT; the protein is encoded by the coding sequence ATGGACGACGGCAGGCCCAGCGGGCCGAAGACGAAGTGGTGGAGCCGGCCCTCGACAGACCGGCCCGGCCAGGCAGGTCCGGAGGACGCGGCAGCCGTCGCCGGCACGCCGAGGAGTGCCACCGGACACGACGCGACCGCGCCGACACCCCCCGAGCGTTCGGCGCCCGGGGCCGCCGAACCCGAGGACTACACACCCGCACCCCCCCTTTCGCCGGCGGACCGGGCCGGCCACGCGTCCGTGCCGTCGGCCGAGGACCGTGCGGAGGACCACACACCCGCACCGCTGTCCGGCGCACGCGTCGCTCAGGGCACCGCCGCACCCGATCCCGAGGGGTACGGGCCCACGCCGCCGGCCGCTCACCGGGCACCCGCGGCTCAGGCGCCCGTACCGGCGCCGGAGGGCCGCACGTCCGAACCGCCGCTCGCACAGCCGCCCGTCGAGCCCCCCGCCCCGGGGCCGTTCGCCCCGGCGGCCCGCGCGCAGCCGTTGCACGCACCCGACGAGTACAGCACCCCGCCGTACGGCGGTCCCGGGCCGTGGGCCCCCGCGCCGCCTGTGCAGCGCCCTGTGCCGACCCCGGCCCACGGGACCCCCGTACCCCCGCCGTACGCGGGGAACGCGGCCCACGGGACGGCCGCGGCAGCGCCCGGACCCGCGGAGGGCTACGCGCCGCCGCCCCCGCCGAGCACCGTGCCGCAGCAGCCCGGCGCCCCGCAGCCTCCGCAGGGTCCGCCGACCTCGCAGTGGATGCGCTACGACCCGTGGGGCGCCCCCCAGCAGCCGCTGAGCCACCCCGGCCCCGTGGCTGACACCCGGCGCCCGCGCGGCGGCCGCCGCGGGTCCCTGCTCGTGGGTGCCGCGCTGCTCGCCCTGGTAGCCGGAGGGATAGGCGGCGGGATCGGCGCCTACGTCGAGCGCAACGGTGGCCTGACCACCGTCGAACTCCAGCAGGCCGACCGGGACAACGGCGGCCGGGCGCCCGACAGCGTCGCGGGCATCGCCGCCAGCGCGCTGCCCAGCGTGGTCACCCTCCATGTCAACGGCTCCGCGGAGTCCGGCACCGGGACCGGTTTCGTCCTCGACGACAAGGGCCACATCCTCACCAACAACCACGTCGTCGCCCCGGCAGGCTCGACCGGCGACATCACCGTCACCTTCAGCGGGGGCGAGACCGCGCCCGCCGAGATCGTCGGCAAGGACAGCGGTTACGACCTGGCCGTCGTCAAGGTCTCCGGCGTCTCGGGACTCAAGCCGCTGCCCCTCGGGAACTCCGACAACGTGCAGGTCGGCGATCCCGTCGTGGCCATCGGCGCCCCGTTCGACCTCTCCAACACGGTGACGTCCGGAATCATCAGCGCGAAGCAGCGGCCCATCACCGCCGGCGGGGAGAAGGGCGACGGCACGGACGTCAGCTACGTCGACGCCCTGCAGACCGACGCCCCGATCAACCCGGGCAACTCCGGCGGACCGCTGGTCGACACCGAGGCCAGGGTGATCGGCATCAACAGCGCCATCCGCGCCGCCGACAGCGCCGCGGGCGCCGAGGGCGGTCAGTCCGGCTCCATCGGTCTCGGCTTCGCGATACCGATCAACCAGGGCAAGCGGGTCGCGGAGGAGCTGATCAACACCGGCAAGGCCACCCACCCGGTGATCGGCGTCACGCTGGACATGGAGTTCGCCGGGGACGGGGCCAAGGTCGGCGGAAAGGCGGACAACGGCGGCCCGGCCGTGACCGAGGCGGGACCCGCCGACAAGGCGGGCATCCGGGCGGGCGACGTCATCACCGAGGTCGAGGGTCAGCGCGTGCACAGCGGCGAGGAACTGATCGTCAAGATCCGTGCCCACAGGCCCGGCGACGAGCTCGGCCTCCGGCTGAAGCGTGGTGGTAAAGACCTGTCCATGACTTTGACGCTGGGTTCGGCAAGCGGCACCTGA
- a CDS encoding magnesium and cobalt transport protein CorA — translation MSMIRDLRAAVRPSLRKSNTPYNSYDATRDPSASSAVVDCAVYRDGRRVTDASGLTPREAMLRVREDGGFAWIGLHEPTDEEFSGIAREFGLHPLAVEDAVHAHQRPKLERYDDTLFTVFKTIHYVEHAELTATSEVVETGEVMCFTGRDFVITVRHGGQGSLRALRHRLQEDPELLSKGPSSVLHSIADHVVDGYIAVAASVQDDIDEVEIDVFSTPAKGTARGSDAGRIYQLKREVLEFKRAVSPLLRPMQLLSERPMRLIDPDIQKYFRDVADHLARVHEEVIGFDELLNSILQANLAQATVTQNEDMRKITSWAAIIAVPTMICGVYGMNFKHMPELQWTYGYPIVLALIGVVCFSIHRTLKRNGWL, via the coding sequence ATGTCGATGATCCGTGACCTGCGCGCAGCCGTGCGCCCGTCCCTGCGCAAGAGCAACACCCCGTACAACAGCTACGACGCCACCCGTGACCCGTCCGCCTCCAGCGCGGTCGTCGACTGCGCGGTCTACCGGGACGGACGCCGGGTGACCGACGCCTCCGGTCTGACGCCGCGTGAGGCCATGCTGCGGGTCAGGGAGGACGGCGGCTTCGCCTGGATCGGCCTGCACGAGCCGACCGACGAGGAGTTCTCCGGTATCGCAAGGGAGTTCGGGCTTCACCCGCTCGCCGTGGAGGACGCCGTCCACGCCCACCAGCGGCCCAAGCTGGAGCGCTACGACGACACGCTGTTCACCGTCTTCAAGACGATCCACTACGTCGAGCACGCCGAACTGACCGCGACCAGCGAGGTCGTCGAGACAGGGGAGGTGATGTGCTTCACCGGTCGGGACTTCGTCATCACCGTCCGGCACGGCGGTCAGGGCTCGCTGCGCGCACTGCGCCACCGCCTCCAGGAGGATCCGGAGCTGCTCTCCAAGGGCCCCTCGTCCGTGCTGCACTCCATCGCCGACCACGTCGTGGACGGCTACATCGCCGTGGCCGCCTCCGTGCAGGACGACATCGACGAGGTGGAGATCGACGTGTTCTCCACCCCGGCGAAGGGGACCGCGCGCGGATCGGACGCCGGCCGGATCTACCAGCTGAAGCGCGAGGTGCTGGAGTTCAAGCGCGCCGTGTCGCCGCTGCTGCGGCCGATGCAGCTCCTGAGCGAGCGGCCGATGCGGCTGATCGACCCGGACATCCAGAAGTACTTCCGGGACGTCGCCGACCACCTGGCCCGGGTGCACGAGGAGGTCATCGGCTTCGACGAACTGCTCAACTCGATCCTCCAGGCCAACCTGGCGCAGGCGACCGTCACGCAGAACGAGGACATGCGCAAGATCACGTCCTGGGCGGCCATCATCGCCGTGCCGACGATGATCTGCGGCGTGTACGGAATGAACTTCAAGCACATGCCCGAACTGCAGTGGACATACGGCTATCCGATCGTCCTCGCGCTGATCGGCGTAGTCTGTTTCTCCATCCACCGCACCCTCAAGCGCAACGGCTGGCTCTAA
- the sigE gene encoding RNA polymerase sigma factor SigE, whose protein sequence is MVGAPLDTTRADRGGAAAPADRGGALRRFLRSAGEPKSVTNTADRSSDDSAPTATFASDADSQAWTPPSWEEIVSTHSGRVYRLAYRLTGNQHDAEDLTQEVFVRVFRSLSTYTPGTFEGWLHRITTNLFLDMVRRKQRIRFDSLGDDAAERLPSREPSPQQVFNDTHFDADVQQALDTLAPEFRAAVVLCDIEGLSYEEIAATLGVKLGTVRSRIHRGRSHLRKALRHRSPEARAEQRSLADAVLAGEGGSA, encoded by the coding sequence ATGGTAGGGGCTCCGCTGGACACCACCAGAGCCGATAGGGGAGGTGCGGCTGCGCCTGCGGATCGGGGAGGAGCGCTGCGGCGCTTTCTCAGGTCGGCGGGTGAGCCGAAATCCGTGACCAACACCGCTGACCGTTCTTCCGACGATTCCGCACCGACCGCGACCTTCGCATCAGATGCGGATTCTCAGGCGTGGACCCCGCCCTCATGGGAAGAGATCGTCAGCACGCACAGCGGCCGCGTGTACCGACTCGCCTACCGGCTGACGGGTAACCAGCACGACGCCGAGGACCTCACCCAGGAAGTCTTCGTCCGCGTCTTCCGGTCGCTGTCGACCTATACGCCCGGCACCTTCGAGGGCTGGCTGCACAGGATCACGACGAATCTCTTCCTGGACATGGTCCGCAGAAAGCAGCGGATCCGTTTCGACTCACTCGGTGACGACGCGGCTGAGCGGCTGCCCAGCCGTGAGCCGTCTCCGCAGCAGGTCTTCAACGACACGCACTTCGACGCGGACGTGCAGCAGGCGCTGGACACCCTTGCGCCGGAGTTCCGCGCCGCGGTCGTGCTGTGCGACATCGAGGGCCTCTCGTACGAGGAGATCGCCGCGACGCTCGGCGTCAAGCTCGGCACCGTGCGCAGCCGCATCCACCGCGGCCGCTCGCATCTGCGCAAGGCGCTCCGCCACCGTTCGCCCGAGGCGCGTGCCGAGCAGCGTTCCCTGGCGGACGCCGTGCTGGCGGGGGAGGGGGGATCGGCGTGA
- a CDS encoding enoyl-CoA hydratase/isomerase family protein, producing MADTMADAVLTDVSDGLATITINRPDAMNAMNTAAKVALRDALRAVADDPAVRAVLLTATGRAFCVGQDLKEHVAKLSDARASGGGNALSTVREHYNPIVRALTEMPKPVVAGVNGVAAGAGFGFALAADYRVVADTASFNTSFAGVALTADSGVSWTLPRLIGASRAADLLLFPRSISAQDAHELGIANKLVPAADLAKEALAVARALADGPTVAYAALKASMAYGAAHSLSETLEKEDELQTRAGASQDHTIAVEAFLAKQPPKYLGR from the coding sequence ATGGCCGACACCATGGCTGACGCCGTGCTCACGGACGTGAGCGACGGGCTCGCGACGATCACGATCAACCGCCCCGACGCGATGAACGCCATGAACACCGCCGCGAAGGTCGCGCTCCGGGACGCACTCCGGGCGGTCGCGGACGACCCTGCCGTACGGGCTGTTCTGCTCACCGCGACCGGGCGCGCCTTCTGCGTCGGCCAGGACCTCAAGGAACACGTCGCCAAGCTCTCCGACGCGCGCGCGTCGGGCGGCGGCAACGCGCTCAGCACCGTGCGGGAGCACTACAACCCCATCGTGCGCGCCCTGACCGAGATGCCGAAGCCCGTGGTGGCGGGGGTCAACGGGGTCGCCGCGGGGGCCGGCTTCGGCTTCGCGCTCGCCGCCGACTACCGCGTGGTCGCCGACACCGCCTCCTTCAACACGTCCTTCGCGGGCGTGGCGCTGACCGCGGACTCCGGGGTCTCCTGGACGCTGCCCCGGCTGATCGGCGCGAGCCGCGCCGCCGACCTGCTCCTGTTCCCGCGTTCGATCTCCGCGCAGGACGCCCACGAGCTGGGCATCGCCAACAAGCTGGTGCCCGCCGCCGACCTGGCGAAGGAGGCGCTGGCGGTGGCCCGCGCCCTCGCGGACGGCCCGACGGTGGCCTACGCGGCGCTGAAGGCGTCGATGGCGTACGGCGCGGCGCACTCCCTCTCCGAGACGCTGGAGAAGGAGGACGAACTCCAGACGAGGGCGGGCGCGTCGCAGGACCACACGATCGCGGTCGAGGCGTTCCTCGCCAAGCAGCCGCCGAAGTACCTGGGCAGGTAG
- a CDS encoding DNA-3-methyladenine glycosylase I — protein sequence MSGAEPAADGRPRCPWGLSTDDYLAYHDTEWGRPVHGDDALFERLCLEAFQSGLSWLTILRRREGFRSAFAGFSIPAVAKFTDADRERLLGDAGIIRNRAKIDATLANAEVLAGWSPGELDALIWSYAPDPASRPAPRTLGDVPAVTPESTALAKELKKRSIRFVGPTTAYALMQACGLVDDHLADCVARGGR from the coding sequence TTGAGCGGCGCGGAGCCGGCGGCGGACGGCCGTCCGCGCTGCCCGTGGGGCCTGTCCACGGACGACTACCTCGCCTACCACGACACCGAGTGGGGCCGCCCCGTCCACGGCGACGACGCCCTGTTCGAGCGGCTCTGCCTGGAGGCCTTCCAGTCGGGGCTGTCGTGGCTGACGATCCTGCGCCGCCGCGAAGGGTTCCGCAGCGCGTTCGCCGGCTTCAGCATCCCCGCGGTCGCGAAGTTCACCGACGCCGACAGGGAACGGCTCCTCGGCGACGCCGGGATCATCCGCAACCGGGCGAAGATCGACGCCACCCTCGCCAACGCCGAGGTGCTGGCGGGCTGGAGCCCGGGGGAGCTGGACGCCCTCATCTGGTCGTACGCCCCCGATCCGGCCTCCCGGCCCGCCCCGCGCACCCTCGGTGACGTCCCGGCGGTCACCCCGGAGTCCACCGCGCTGGCCAAGGAGCTGAAGAAGCGGTCCATCCGCTTCGTCGGTCCCACGACGGCGTACGCGCTGATGCAGGCCTGCGGTCTGGTCGACGACCACCTCGCCGACTGTGTGGCCCGGGGCGGCCGATAG
- a CDS encoding DUF1003 domain-containing protein yields the protein MAAEDRTRTAQAGASGIVRPPRPRLDQPKAPRRRLLPEYDPEAFGRFSERIARFLGTGRFIVWMTLIIILWVVWNIFAPEAVRFDEYPFIFLTLMLSLQASYAAPLILLAQNRQDDRDRVTHEQDRKQNERSIADTEFLSREIAALRMGLGEVATRDWIRSELEAMVKDMEERRLLSQGESDEGDR from the coding sequence GTGGCGGCTGAGGACCGTACGCGGACGGCACAGGCGGGTGCCTCGGGCATCGTGCGCCCTCCGCGGCCCCGGCTCGACCAGCCGAAGGCCCCGCGGCGCCGGCTGCTGCCCGAGTACGACCCCGAGGCGTTCGGCCGGTTCTCGGAGCGGATCGCCCGCTTCCTGGGCACCGGGCGGTTCATCGTCTGGATGACGCTGATCATCATCCTGTGGGTGGTGTGGAACATCTTCGCGCCCGAGGCAGTGCGCTTCGACGAGTACCCGTTCATCTTCCTCACGCTGATGCTGTCCCTCCAGGCCTCCTACGCCGCACCGCTGATCCTGCTCGCCCAGAACCGCCAGGACGACCGCGACCGGGTCACCCACGAACAGGACCGCAAGCAGAACGAGCGGTCGATCGCGGACACCGAGTTCCTCAGCCGGGAGATCGCCGCGCTCCGCATGGGCCTCGGCGAGGTCGCCACGCGTGACTGGATCCGGTCGGAACTGGAGGCCATGGTGAAGGACATGGAGGAGCGCCGGCTGCTCTCGCAGGGCGAGAGTGACGAAGGCGACCGCTGA
- a CDS encoding sec-independent translocase produces the protein MFNDIGALELLTLVVLAVLVFGPEKLPKVIQDVTRTIRKIREFSDSAKEDIRSELGPQFKDFEFEDLNPKTFVRKQLMDGGNDDLGLKEIRESFDLRKELAEVTDAVNGRETASAAGTATAAAAGAASAPDLLKKPAQPAKDERPPFDADAT, from the coding sequence GTGTTCAATGACATAGGCGCACTCGAGCTGCTGACGCTCGTGGTTCTCGCCGTGCTCGTATTCGGCCCGGAGAAGCTGCCGAAGGTCATCCAGGACGTCACGCGCACCATCCGCAAGATCCGGGAGTTCTCGGACAGCGCGAAGGAAGACATCCGCTCGGAGCTCGGCCCGCAGTTCAAGGACTTCGAGTTCGAGGACCTCAACCCCAAGACGTTCGTCCGCAAGCAGCTCATGGACGGCGGCAACGACGACCTGGGGCTCAAGGAGATCCGGGAGAGCTTCGACCTGCGCAAGGAGCTGGCGGAGGTCACCGACGCGGTGAACGGCCGTGAGACCGCGTCGGCCGCCGGCACCGCCACGGCCGCCGCAGCGGGCGCGGCGAGCGCGCCCGATCTGCTCAAGAAGCCCGCGCAGCCCGCCAAGGACGAGCGCCCGCCCTTCGACGCAGACGCCACCTGA
- a CDS encoding magnesium transporter MgtE N-terminal domain-containing protein, which translates to MAAGAPRVFVSHLSGVPVFDPNGDQVGRVRDLVAMLRVGGKPPRLLGMVVEVVSRRRIFLPMTRVTGVESGQVITTGVVNMRRFEQRPTERLVLGEFLDRRVRLVETDEEVTVLDVAIQQLPARRDWEIDKFFVRKGRGGALRRKGETLTVEWSAVEGFSLEEHGQGAESLVATFERLRPTDVANAMHHLTPKRRAEVAAALDDDRLADVLEELPEDDQVEIIGKLEEDRAADVLEAMDPDDAADLLSELPEADKERLLALMRPDDAADVRRLLSYEERTAGGLMTTEPIILRPDATVADALARVRQQDLSPALAAQVYVCRSPDETPTGRYLGTVHFQRLLRDPPYTLVSSIVDSDLVPLTPLTPLPEVTSYLAAYNLVSVPVVDESGSLLGAVTVDDVLDHLLPEDWRETDFQGEEEIAGGG; encoded by the coding sequence ATGGCGGCAGGCGCTCCCAGGGTTTTCGTCTCACATCTGTCCGGTGTACCGGTGTTCGACCCCAACGGCGATCAGGTCGGCCGCGTCCGCGATCTGGTGGCGATGCTCCGGGTCGGCGGCAAGCCGCCGCGTCTGCTGGGCATGGTCGTCGAGGTCGTGAGCCGCCGGCGGATCTTCCTGCCCATGACCCGGGTCACGGGCGTCGAGTCCGGCCAGGTCATCACCACCGGTGTCGTCAACATGAGGCGATTCGAGCAGCGCCCGACCGAGCGACTGGTCCTGGGCGAGTTCCTCGACCGGCGGGTCCGCCTCGTGGAGACGGACGAGGAGGTGACCGTCCTCGACGTCGCCATCCAGCAGCTCCCCGCACGCCGCGACTGGGAGATCGACAAGTTCTTCGTCCGCAAGGGACGCGGCGGAGCGCTGCGGCGCAAGGGCGAGACCCTGACCGTGGAGTGGTCGGCCGTCGAGGGCTTCTCGCTGGAGGAGCACGGGCAGGGCGCGGAGAGCCTGGTGGCGACCTTCGAGCGGCTGCGCCCCACCGATGTCGCCAACGCCATGCACCACTTGACGCCGAAGCGCCGGGCCGAGGTCGCCGCCGCCCTGGACGACGACCGGCTCGCCGACGTCCTGGAGGAGCTCCCCGAGGACGACCAGGTGGAGATCATCGGAAAGCTCGAGGAGGACCGCGCGGCGGACGTCCTGGAGGCGATGGACCCCGACGACGCGGCCGACCTGCTCTCGGAGCTGCCGGAGGCCGACAAGGAGCGCCTGCTGGCCCTGATGCGCCCCGACGACGCGGCCGACGTACGGCGGCTGCTGTCCTACGAGGAGCGGACGGCGGGCGGTCTGATGACGACCGAGCCCATCATCCTGCGGCCCGACGCCACGGTCGCGGACGCGCTGGCCAGGGTCCGCCAGCAGGACCTCTCCCCCGCGCTGGCCGCCCAGGTCTACGTCTGCCGGTCGCCCGACGAGACGCCCACCGGCAGGTACCTGGGCACCGTGCACTTCCAGCGGCTGCTGCGGGATCCCCCGTACACCCTGGTCAGCTCCATCGTGGACAGCGACCTCGTCCCGCTGACGCCGCTCACCCCGCTGCCCGAGGTGACCAGTTATCTGGCCGCGTACAACCTCGTCTCGGTGCCCGTGGTCGACGAGAGCGGTTCGCTGCTGGGCGCGGTGACCGTCGACGACGTGCTCGACCACCTGCTCCCGGAGGACTGGCGCGAGACGGACTTCCAGGGTGAGGAGGAGATCGCGGGTGGCGGCTGA
- a CDS encoding O-methyltransferase codes for MRQLRGQERVITANRQTSWAFADAFVAEEEALLWARDRAHETGLRPVSSGTGAALRLLAATADAKAVAEIGTGTGVSGIYLLQGMRPDGVLTTVDPEPERQQFAREAFRAAGFATNRARFIPGRALDVLPRLADGGYDLVFCDGDRLESLDCLAESLRLLRPGGLVCFEGVFADGRTIDSAAQPAEVLRLRELLRAVRESQELMATLLPVGDGLLCAVRRG; via the coding sequence TTGCGCCAACTACGGGGACAGGAGAGGGTCATTACCGCCAACCGGCAGACGAGCTGGGCATTCGCCGACGCCTTTGTCGCCGAGGAAGAAGCTCTGCTCTGGGCCCGGGACCGGGCCCACGAGACGGGGCTCCGCCCGGTGTCGTCAGGCACCGGCGCAGCGTTGCGCCTGCTCGCCGCCACGGCGGACGCCAAGGCGGTGGCCGAGATCGGCACCGGGACGGGCGTGTCGGGCATATATCTGCTGCAGGGCATGCGCCCGGACGGTGTACTGACCACCGTCGACCCGGAGCCGGAGCGCCAGCAGTTCGCCCGCGAGGCATTCCGGGCGGCAGGCTTCGCCACGAACCGGGCCCGCTTCATCCCCGGCCGCGCCCTCGACGTACTGCCGCGGCTCGCCGACGGCGGATACGACCTCGTCTTCTGCGACGGCGACCGGCTCGAGAGCCTGGACTGCCTCGCTGAATCGTTGCGCCTGCTCCGGCCGGGCGGTCTGGTCTGCTTCGAGGGCGTCTTCGCGGACGGCCGCACGATCGACTCCGCCGCGCAGCCGGCCGAGGTGCTCCGGCTGCGGGAACTCCTGCGGGCGGTGCGGGAGAGCCAGGAGCTCATGGCCACGCTTCTGCCGGTGGGCGACGGGCTGCTGTGCGCGGTGCGCCGCGGCTGA
- a CDS encoding Mrp/NBP35 family ATP-binding protein: MATEDAVREALATVNDPEIHRPITELGMVKSVAIDPDGVVAVTVYLTVSGCPMRETITQNVTDAVARVEGVSRVEVTLDVMSDEQRKELAAALRGGTAEREVPFAKPGSLTRVYAVASGKGGVGKSSVTVNLAAAMAADGLKVGVVDADIYGHSVPRMLGADGKPTQVENMIMPPSAHGVKVISIGMFTPGNAPVVWRGPMLHRALQQFLADVYWGDLDVLLLDLPPGTGDIAISVAQLVPNAEILVVTTPQQAAAEVAERAGSIAVQTHQKIVGVVENMSGMPCPHCDEIVDVFGSGGGQRVADGLTRTVGAEVPVLGSIPIDVRLREGGDEGKPVVLSDPDSPAGSALRSIAGRLSGRQRGLSGMSLGLTPRNKF, encoded by the coding sequence ATGGCTACGGAAGACGCGGTGCGCGAAGCACTGGCGACAGTGAACGACCCGGAGATCCACCGACCGATCACCGAACTCGGCATGGTGAAATCAGTCGCGATCGATCCTGACGGTGTGGTCGCTGTCACCGTGTACCTCACGGTCTCCGGCTGCCCGATGCGCGAGACGATCACCCAGAACGTCACCGACGCGGTCGCCCGTGTCGAGGGCGTGTCGCGGGTCGAGGTCACGCTCGACGTGATGAGCGACGAACAGCGCAAGGAGCTCGCCGCGGCGCTGCGCGGCGGGACGGCGGAGCGCGAGGTGCCCTTCGCCAAGCCCGGCTCGCTGACCCGGGTCTACGCGGTCGCCTCCGGCAAGGGAGGCGTGGGCAAGTCCTCGGTGACGGTGAACCTCGCGGCGGCGATGGCCGCCGACGGTCTCAAGGTCGGCGTCGTGGACGCGGACATCTACGGGCACAGCGTGCCGCGGATGCTCGGCGCGGACGGCAAGCCCACCCAGGTCGAGAACATGATCATGCCCCCGTCCGCGCACGGCGTGAAGGTGATCTCGATCGGGATGTTCACCCCGGGCAACGCTCCCGTGGTGTGGCGCGGCCCGATGCTGCACCGCGCACTGCAGCAGTTCCTCGCGGACGTGTACTGGGGCGACCTGGACGTCCTCCTGCTCGACCTCCCGCCGGGCACCGGTGACATCGCGATCTCCGTGGCCCAGCTGGTGCCCAACGCCGAGATCCTGGTCGTCACGACCCCGCAGCAGGCCGCCGCGGAGGTCGCCGAGCGGGCCGGCTCCATCGCCGTGCAGACCCACCAGAAGATCGTCGGTGTCGTCGAGAACATGTCGGGCATGCCCTGCCCGCACTGCGACGAGATCGTCGACGTCTTCGGTTCGGGCGGGGGCCAGCGGGTCGCTGACGGGCTGACCAGGACGGTCGGTGCCGAGGTGCCGGTCCTCGGGTCCATCCCGATCGACGTACGGCTGCGGGAGGGCGGCGACGAGGGCAAGCCGGTCGTCCTGTCCGACCCGGACTCCCCGGCGGGCTCCGCGCTGCGTTCCATCGCCGGCAGGCTGAGCGGCCGTCAGCGCGGCCTCTCGGGCATGTCGTTGGGTCTCACACCGCGCAACAAGTTCTGA